The following proteins are co-located in the Phragmites australis chromosome 10, lpPhrAust1.1, whole genome shotgun sequence genome:
- the LOC133883489 gene encoding transcription factor bHLH94-like, which yields MALLEAVVFPQDHRRLPCCRSRDTSCILCGYCVDVVTGELEGVVVQDNEELLAETPHGHGSACCAAWTADVAGAATSWVGPVPSSARQPVQQAVVWRRRRKRTTAKAERNVEEAESQRLNHIAVERNRRRQMNEYLAALRALMPPSHGRRGDQASIVGGAINFVRELEHRLQSLQAHKRCRTAADGRRPDLEAFAGFFTFPQYSMAAAADVDDASNTRPGVADVEAAVSDGHATVKVLAPRRPGQCLLLRFLMEMQRHGLAVLHLNVTTTADQMVLYTITLRMGDGCQLSSASDVAAAVHDIVAGMYTAEELLIS from the exons ATGGCGCTGCTCGAAGCTGTGGTGTTCCCTCAAGATCACCGACGCCTTCCGTGCTGCAGGTCGCGCGACACAAGCTGCATCCTTTGCGGCTATTGCGTCGACGTCGTTACCGGTGAGCTCGAGGGCGTCGTGGTGCAGGACAACGAAGAGCTCTTGGCGGAAACGCCGCACGGCCACGGGAGCGCCTGCTGTGCCGCCTGGACTGCCGACGTCGCGGGCGCTGCGACCAGCTGGGTTGGTCCCGTGCCGTCGTCCGCGCGGCAGCCGGTGCAGCAGGCTGTGgtctggaggcggcggcggaagaggACGACCGCGAAGGCCGAGAGGAACGTGGAGGAGGCGGAGAGCCAGCGGCTGAACCACATCGCCGTGGAACGCAACCGGCGGCGGCAGATGAACGAGTACCTCGCCGCGCTCCGCGCCCTCATGCCGCCATCGCACGGACGACGG GGCGACCAGGCGTCCATAGTAGGAGGCGCCATCAATTTCGTCAGGGAGCTGGAGCACCGCCTGCAATCACTGCAGGCTCACAAGCGATGCCGCACCGCTGCCGACGGCCGGCGCCCCGACCTCGAGGCTTTCGCTGGCTTCTTCACGTTCCCACAGTACTCCATGGCTGCGGCGGCCGACGTAGACGATGCCAGCAACACGCGGCCGGGCGTGGCCGACGTCGAGGCGGCCGTGTCGGACGGCCACGCGACCGTGAAGGTGCTGGCCCCGCGGCGGCCGGGGCAGTGCTTGCTGCTCAGGTTCCTGATGGAGATGCAACGCCACGGCCTCGCCGTGCTCCACCTCAACGTCACCACCACGGCCGATCAGATGGTTCTTTACACCATCACTTTAAGG ATGGGGGACGGGTGCCAGCTCTCGTCGGCCAGCGACGTCGCGGCCGCGGTGCACGACATCGTTGCCGGCATGTACACCGCAGAAGAGCTTCTAATTAGCTAG